DNA from Chryseomicrobium sp. FSL W7-1435:
GGGCAATCCATTGAGTTACTGGGAATTGAGGATCCATTGACGGGAGCGTCTGTAGCGGATGTGTTGGCACTCCATCGACGCTCAGAGTTGCCAAGACTGACCTTATCCCACCGGCCTGAAGTGTTTGAAGACTACGTTTCTGCCGGGGAACAACTTGTATTCTCGGGCCATGCGCATGGAGGCCAATTTCGAATCCCTGGCATCGGAGGATTGATTGCCCCAGGCCAAGGGTTGTTCCCTACTTATACAGCTGGTATTCATGAAAAAGAGGCAACACAAATGATTGTCAGTCGAGGGCTTGGGAACAGTCTCTTTCCCTTCCGATTGTTTAATAGACCTGAAGTGATCAAAGTTACCATTACGCCATAAGTAAAGGCCGGTTCTTATTTGAACCAGCCTTTTTCTTGTGCGCGGGAAATCGCTTCTATTCGATTACTGACTTGCAACTTGTCTAAGATCACAGAAATATAATTGCGGACTGTCCCAGAAGACAGAAACAGAACAGCGGAAATTTCTTTAGAACTTTTACCTTCTGCCATAAGTTCCATGATTTGCAGTTCGCGAGCTGTCAGAGGGTTTGGGGCATCGAATGCTAGCTCCATTAGCTCAGGTGAGTACATTTTGCGGCCATTTAAAATGGAGCGGATGGCATACGCAAGCTCTTCGCTAGGACTATCTTTGATTAAGTAGCCATCGACATTAGCTTGTCGTGCTTTTTCAAAATAGCCAGAGCGAGCAAATGTTGTTAGAATCAAAACTTTGCAGGGATGTGCTTTCAATTTTTCGGCGAGCTCCAGGCCATTTAAATGGGGCATTTCAATATCCGTGATGCAGATGTCGGGTGAGAGGTCCTCTACAAGCTTGTAAGCCTCTTGACCATCACGGGCAAGACCTACAACTTCCATATCCTCCTCGAGATCTAGAAGTGATCCAAGAGCGCCTAAAAGCATACGCTGATCTTCTGCAAGTACAATTCGAATCATAAAGTAGTTACTCCTTTCTCTTCGGTGCTACATGGGGTACAGCAATCGTCAGGCGCGTTCCATGATGCTGTTCAATCGTTAACGACCCGTTTACAAATTCAATCCGCTCCCGCATACCTGCTAGACCGTTTCCTTCAATAAAATGGGATAATTCACTCCCGACACCGTCATCTTCAATTTGCAAGACAGTGAGCTGAGGAGAGCTATTCACATTTAATCGACAATAGCTTGCTTGACTATGTTTAACGACATTTGTGACAGATTCTTTCAACGCCATACTGAGAATCGATTCAATGAGCAGTGGCAAGTTTTCATGCATGCGACCGCCTTCACGAATGAATTGAATATCTGCAGCTTCTAATAATTGAGATGCAGCGTCCACTTCATCTTCAAAATGAACTGTTCGAATGGTGGAGACAAGTTCGCGGACTTCTTTTAGAGCCAAGCGCGCCGTCTGGTGAACTTCTTTCAATTCTAATTTAGCTCGCGCCGGATCTTTATCCATCAATTTTGAAGCAAGTTCACTTTTTAGTCCAATCAGGGAAAGCTTTTGG
Protein-coding regions in this window:
- a CDS encoding response regulator transcription factor, translating into MIRIVLAEDQRMLLGALGSLLDLEEDMEVVGLARDGQEAYKLVEDLSPDICITDIEMPHLNGLELAEKLKAHPCKVLILTTFARSGYFEKARQANVDGYLIKDSPSEELAYAIRSILNGRKMYSPELMELAFDAPNPLTARELQIMELMAEGKSSKEISAVLFLSSGTVRNYISVILDKLQVSNRIEAISRAQEKGWFK